AGTGGTGCGATGCAGGGATCTATTACCCTGATCCTTCCCGAACCAACTTTGGCCGATCTGGGTCAGGATGGTATAGATGGGTTGGATTATGGGCCGTCCTTGGGAAACGGTATGGGCTCGATGAGGGTCGAGCTATCTGCAGTATTGTGCAAGATGCAGGTGCCAATCAGTAAATTTTCGTCGCTTCAAATTGGTGACGTTTTGCAACTGGATCAGGCATTTTTATATGAAACTGATCTGGTTTCTATCAGTGGCCAGAGCATTTCAGGTGGCCGGTTGGGGCAAATCAACGGCGCGCGCGCTGTTCGTTTGAGCGACGCAAATGCGGTGCCTGCCAGCGGCGCGGCCGATGGTATTGCCTTCACCTCCGAAGGAGGCCCGGAAATGACGATGGATCATAACCCTGAGCAACAGGGTATGGGGTTGGGCATTGCTGCGCAGACATTGCAAGACCCAATGGACGAATTTGGTGCTGGGCCAATGGCTGATATGGGCGATCTACCGATGGCCGACATTGGCGATTTACCTATGACTGGTATGGGCGATCTGCCGATGGCTGACATGGTTGATTTGCCGATGGCTGACATGGTTGATTTGCCGATGGCCGGAATGGGCGATGACATGCCCGCATTATTGGGTGCCAATGCAATGAGCGACCTGGGCGAATTCGACCAAAATGAAGCGCTGGCCGAAATCTCAGAGTTGGCGGGTCTGCCCAATTCAGCCTGACATCAGTCTTCAATGTGAAGACACACAAAAGACGCCCGACTAGAAGACGGACGTGTTCGTTTGCGTGTTGAAATGTGTTCAGCTTTTGTTTGTCAGCTGTTCCAGCGCCGGACGTAGATTGTCCAGTTGATAGCCGGCAGCTGCCGTTTTGCTTAGGATAGAATCGGGAGTCATTTCACCTGCATGACCCAAGGCCCAAACAACGGAGCAGCGGGTGCCGGACGCGCAATAAGCTAGCACTGGTCCGTCACAGATCTCAGCCAGCTCTCGTTGCCGGGCAACATTTTCCGCAGTCATAGTCTGATGTGTCAGTGGCAGTTCCTCGAACCGCAAGCCAGCAGATTCGGCGGCGATGCGAATAGCATTTGCTTGATGACTGGGCGGCACCTCGGCGTCGGGGCGGTTACAGATGACTGCTTTGAAACCGGCCTCAGCCAGAGATTGAAGGTCCTCAGCCGAGATTTGCGGTGAGACGAAGTAGCGGGGGGTTATACAGCGTGGATCCATACCTGCCTCTTTACGCTTTTGTCGCCAGCCGGTCCAGTTGTAGGCCAAATTTAGGTGCAGCCGCCATGCCAATTAGCATCGCCATCAAAAACAACACACCGCCCCAGCCATTATAGGTGATCGAGGCGATGACCGGACCTGGGCACAGTCCCACCAGCCCCCATCCGACGCCGAACATCGCTGACCCGACAATAAGTCGAGGGTCCAGTTCAGGTTGAGATGCTGTCGGGAAATGGCCGCCCGCCAGTGGTTTGCGGCCCTCAGTCAGGCGCCAGGCAACAGCCATGGGAAGGATCGCGCCGCCCATCACAAAGGCCAGTGTCGGATCCCAGGCGCCAAACACATCCAGCCAGCCCTGAACCTTTGTGGTGTCAGTCATACCTGAAAGGAAAAGTCCGGTGCCAAACAGGCCACCTGCCAGAAAAGAATAGAATAGACGCATTAGATTAGTCCCAACCCGTGCCGGAAAACGACCAGTGTCATCCCCCCTGCAAGTATGTAGAAAACGGTGGCCACAATACCGCGCAGAGAGAGCCTTGATATTCCGCAGACCCCGTGACCGGAGGTGCAGCCACTGGCGATGCGGGTTCCGATCCCGACCAGAAGGCCGGCGGATATGATGGTGATTATATTGCCAGTCATATGGGTGCTGACCGGTGCCGATGACAGTGATTGTAGCAGCAGGGGCAGCAGCACAACGCCGGCAAGGAACACTAGCTTCTCGAGAGCCGTTTTCCGAGCGGTGCCATCCACCAATCCGCCGATAATGCCACTGGCCCCCATGACGCGGCCGTTGCCTAACAGATAGACAGCGCCGCCTAACCCAATAAGCCCACCGCCGACAAGGCCCCAGAGCCAATCCGTTTCCATATTGAAATCCCTTTGCAATAAGCCCGGTGCAGATGCCGTTCGGACAATAGTTTCGGTCAGCGAGTGATGCCCATTTGGGGATTAGATCTTATTGACCGGTGTCTTCAAAAACACGTCGCCGTTGCTGTCTGGCTCGGGCATATGACCAGCCCGCATATTGACCTGCAGTGAGGGCAGGATAAGCCGGGGCATCCCCAATTTCGCATCACGGGCATCCCGCAATCCAGTGAAGTCTTCAATGCTTCGGCCTTGGCCGATATGTATATTCAGGGCTTTTTGTTCACCGACAGTGGTTTCCCAGGCGTATTGATCGCGTCCGGGGGCCTTGTAGTCGTGGCCGACAAATATGCGGGTGTCATCAGGCAGTGCCAAAATCTTCTGAATTGACTCATAGAGCACTGAGGACGATCCGCCGGGAAAATCACAACGTGCGGTGCCAAAGTCAGGCATGAAAAGCGTATCGCCGACAAAGGCCGCATCGCCTATCACATAGGTCATACAGGCCGGCGTATGGCCTGGTGTGTGCATCACGTCCGTGCGCATCTGTCCAACGTGAAAACTGTCACCGTGATTGAAGAGAGCGTCGAACTGGCTGCCGTCACGCTGAAATTCGGTGCCTTCGTTGAAGATCTTGCCAAAGGTGTCCTGGATCACGGTTATATTGGCGCCGATGCCAATTTTTCCGCCTAATTCTTCCTGCAAATAGGGGGCTGCGGACAGGTGATCGGCATGAACGTGGCTTTCGAGGATCCAGTGCACATTCAGTCCGTTATCTTTGATCCAAGCGATTATAGCGTCGGCCGACACTGTACCGGTTCTGCCGGAGGCTTGGTCAAAATTCAGGACTGAATCGATGATGGCGCAGGCGTTGCCCTGGGGGTCAATTGCCACATAGGACACCGTATTGGTCGTCTCATCAAAAAATGCTTTTACGATAGGCTGCATGTTTGGTCTCCAGTCACGTCTGCAATCATATAATGAAATATGAATGTGTATCAAGGAAAATGACAGAAATTTGTCTGCTGCCTGTATATCGCACCACAGACAATTATACAGAGACCATCTGATTTTATGGCCGTCTCGTTGGGCGATTAATCGCTGATTTATCCGGGGTTGGGATTGGTCGTAATGCCAGCGCAAATAAGTGGCTCTCCTCGGGGCACCGACCGGATTTTTCGTTTTTCAGAGACTGTCAGTCTGTCATTCTGGCCCGGTTAGATAGGGGACTTCAAAAATGGAAACCACCGAACTGTTGCAGATCGCTGAGCGGTTAGAAGCAAAAATTGCCGGGGCCACAGACGCTGCCCGCCGGTCATTGCAGCCCGAGTTTAATCGTGTATTGAGCCGGTTGCGAGCCAGTGGAGTATCTGTACCACCGCATCTTTTACGTTTGGACCGGACGCTTGGCGAGGAGGCGATCGAAGCCTATTTCGATAATTTCCCCGTTTGACGTCCTGGTTTGACGGGGTCACCCCAGGATAACGCCAACAACGACCAGCATCAGACCCAGCATCGAAAGCAGCAAAGCACCAAGATTGTAGGGCAAGACAGATTGCACCACAGCCCGCAGCGCCTCGTCGTCTAAATTCTGTTTGCGGGCACGCAGCACATGCAGAATGCACCAGACAAGCCCACCTAGGCCAGCAATAGAGATGATGGCTCCGATCCAGACAAGGATTTCAAACATGGCTGGGCTCCTGTGTGATTGCCGGGGTCGCGCCTAATAGATCTGCGCGCCCTGCGCAAGGGCCGGGTGGGCAATCGTGGCTTGCGGTGGTGGGGCAGGGCTTGTATCCCGGCCCCTAAATCCAATGCGACGGAGCCGAAAATGGATGTGACCGAACAAGAAAAAAGTGACAGCTACCGTGTGACTGCAGGTGAACTGCGTCAGTTTGTCGAACGCCTGGAGCGGTTGGACACGGAAAAGAAAGATTTGGCTGATCAAATGAAGGAAGTCATGGCCGAGGCCAAGGGGCGAGGCTACGACACCAAAGTGATCCGTAAACTGGTGGCTCTGCGCAAACGTGACAAGGATGACATTGCCGAAGAGGAAGCGGTGTTGGAAATGTACAAAGAAGCGCTGGGAATGTGATCTCGGGACGGGCGCGTTGGGGCTCTGCCCCAAACCCCGGAGTATTTTTGAAAAGATGAAAAAGGGGCGAACCATTGGGGCGTCCCTTTTTTGTTGCGAAAGGGAGTGGTGGCAAGAGGTTCGGGCGCTGCGACTGAGAGCAGTTTGCGCGCTAAATCAGAAGGTTTCTGAACGAATTTGCCGATCCGTACAACTGTGCCGGACGAATGCCGATGTCAGTATCACAGGGAAGCCATTGAGTTAGCTGGTGTTTTTTAAGGGAGCGGGAAAAAATGTCTCGTTTTAAAATTTTACCAGTTGATAAAAAAATGAAATGTGGCACTCTGGATGTAACAAGAACACATCAGGGAGACACCCAATGGCGAGTGGCCATCAGGCATCCGGCATTCAGGCAGGGCGATTGCCCAGCCAGGAGATCACCAATAATTTTGGCGATTTGCATCCTGCATATGATGCGCATGAAGCGGCAGTGGCGGCGGATCGCTGCTACTTCTGCTACGATGCGCCCTGCATGACAGCATGCCCAACCAGCATCGATATTCCGCAGTTCATTCGGGAGATACAGACTGGCAATCCGGAGGCAGCTGCCCGCAGTATTCTGAAGCAGAATATTCTGGGTGGAATGTGCGCGCGGGTCTGTCCGACAGAGACCCTGTGCGAAGAGGTCTGTGTGCGTGAAACCGCCGAGAGTAAGCCGGTCGAGATTGGCCGTCTGCAGCGCTATGCGACCGATGTTATCATGGCCAAGGCGGAGCACCCGTTCACCCGTGCCGCAAGCACAGGCAAGCGTGTTGCCGTTGTTGGGGCAGGCCCAGCCGGTTTGGCAGCGGCGCACCGGTTGGCTATGCTGGGGCATGAAGTGGTGATCCACGAAGTGAAAAGCAAATCAGGTGGATTGAACGAGTTTGGCATCGCAGCCTATAAGAGCACCAATGATTTTGCCGCGCGTGAGGTCAACTGGCTGATGCAAATTGGTGGCATCAGCGTTGTATATGGTCAGGGGCTGGGCAGTGGGCTGACATTGGACGCACTGACCGCTGACTTTGACGCGGTGTTTTTGTCGATTGGTCTGGCCGGGGTCAACGCCCTGCGGGCTCCTGGCGAAGACAAGGACGGCGCTCGTGATGCTGTTGAATTTATCGCTGAGCTGCGTCAGTCAGAGGATCTGTCCAAGCTGGCGGTTGGACGCAATGTTGTGGTGATTGGCGGCGGTATGACCGCAGTTGATGCTGCGGTGCAGTCTAAGTTGCTCGGCGCCGAAAACGTCACCATTGCCTATCGTCGGGGCCAGGACGCCATGGGTGCCAGCCGGTTCGAACAGGATCTGGCGACCTCGAAGGGGGTCAAGTTGATGTTCAACGTGATGCCGGTTGCGGTGCATGGCGACGGGGCGGCCAGCGAGATTGAGCTGGATTACACCACCGTCAAAGATGGTAAAGTATCGGGTCTGGGCGAGACGTTTCGTCTGGCGGCAGATCAGGTGTTCAAGGCCATTGGTCAGACACTGGAAGGGCAACCCGAGGGACTGTCTCTGGAGGGTCGCAAGATCAAGGTGGACGCGACTGGCCGGACCTCGGTCAAGGGCGTCTGGGCCGGGGGTGACTGTGCCTCGGGTGGCGAAGATCTGACGGTGACTGCCGTGGCCGAAGGCCGTGATGGCGCGATTGACATTCATTCCAGCCTGATGGGCTGAGCCAGGCCAGGGATCGCTAAGGGGATCCCTAGCTTGCACTTCAAGGAGCAGACACATGGCTGATCTGACAACTGAATTTCTGGGGATCAAATCTCCAAACCCGTTTTGGCTGGCCTCGGCGCCGCCAACGGACAAAGAATACAACGTGCGCCGCGCCTTTGAGGCCGGATGGGGCGGTGTGGTGTGGAAAACACTGGGCGAGCAAGGTCCGCCAGTGGTCAATGTCAATGGGCCGCGCTATGGCGCGATCTTTGGCGCCGATCGCCGCTTGCTGGGGCTGAATAATATTGAGCTGATCACCGATCGCCCGCTTGAGGTGAACCTGGAGGAGATCACCCGGGTCAAGAAGGACTATCCGGACCGGGCCATCATCGTGTCGATTATGGTGCCCTGCGAAGAACAGGCCTGGAAGGACATTCTTCCCAAAGTTGAGGCAACTGGTGCCGATGGGATCGAGCTGAACTTTGGCTGCCCGCACGGCATGGCTGAGCGCGGTATGGGGTCGGCCGTGGGGCAGGTACCTGAGTATATTCAGATGGTTACAGAGTGGTGCAAAAAATACTATTCCAAGCCGGTTATTGTTAAGCTGACGCCGAATATTACCGATATACGTCAACCGGCGCGGGCTGCGAAAAATGGCGGTGCAGACGCGGTGAGCCTGATCAATACGATCAATACGATCGTTTCGGTGGATCTGGATATCATGGCGCCCAACCCAACCATTGGCGACAAAGGGACCCATGGCGGCTATTGCGGGCCAGCGGTCAAGCCGATTGCGCTGAACATGGTGGCCGAAATCGCACGCGACCCTGAGACGCATGGATTGCCTATTTCTGCCATTGGTGGGGTGACCAACTGGCGCGATGCGGCAGAGTTCATTTCGCTGGGTGCGGGTAATGTTCAGGTCTGTACCGCAGCAATGACCTATGGCTTCAAAGTGGTGGAAGAAATGATTTCCGGCCTGTCCCAGTGGATGGACGAGAAGGGGCATGACTCGATTGCGGACTTCATGGGGCAGGCGGTTCCGAATGTGACGGACTGGCAGTATCTGAACCTGAACTACGTGGCCAAAGCCGTTATCAATCAGGATGATTGCATCAAGTGCGGTCGCTGTTTTGCCGCTTGTGAAGACACCTCGCATCAGGCGATTGCGATGACTGAGGACCGGGTCTTCACCGTGAAAGATGATGAATGCGTCGCATGTAACCTATGCGTGAGTGTTTGCCCGGTTGAAAACTGCATCACCATGGAGCAGGTCGCGCCAGGGCAGTTGGATGAGCGGACCGGCGATCTGGTGTCAGGGGATTATGCGAACTGGACCACACACCCGAACAATCCGTCAGCGACTGCCGCCGAATAAAAGGGCGCTCGGATTATCAAAACAAAAAAAACAAGGCGGCTCAAAAGGGCCGCCTTTGTTGCGTTTTGGATCAATCCTGTGGCGTAAGCATACGACGATAAAGGGTTTCCAGGTATTCAGGTGCTGCGTCGAAAGGGTCTTCACTGCCCATCAAAGTGCGAACCTGCACATCGAAATCTGCGTAGTGCTGGGTGAGCGACCAGATTGAAAACAGCAGGTGCTTTGGGTGGGCCCTGTTGATTTTCCCAGCCTCCATCCAGCTTTCGAGAAGAACAGATTTTTCCTCGACCAGAGCATTCAGTTCATTGGAAATCGTATCCAGTAAACGCGGCGCCCCCTGCACAATTTCATTTGCATAAAGACGACTTTCGCGTGGGAAATCTCGGCTCATTTGCAATTTGCGCTGCACGTAAGACAGGATTTCCTGCATGGGATCGCCATTGGGATCAAGCGAGCGAAGAGGGTCTAGCCAGGTGTCCAGCAAGCCGGACATCAATTCGGTAAAGATGGCCTCTTTTGAGGGAAAATAATACAGCAGATTGGGTTTGCTCAACCCGGCCTCGGTGGCGATTTGGTCTACTGTGCTGCCACGAAAACCATGGCTTGAGAAGGTCTCGAGCGCGGCGTCCAGAATGGCGGCACGATTCTTTTTCTGAATACGGGTCGGGTTTGGGGCTTTGCTCATTACTGTGTCTATGGTCCTGGATTGGGTCGTATTCCGTTGGTGCCTGAATATTCCGCAAAATTCCATGTTTTTCAGGGTTTTTGAGCTGGATGCTCTGCAATTTCTTGACTGGTGTCTGACCCGTGATAGCGTGAGTTTTACCAGTTGGTCAAATCAATGTCGCGAAGCATGACAAGACCAGTAGAAAGATTTCGCCAAAAGGCGGGTAGACGGGGAAGGATCACAGCCATGGCTGCGCTTGGACAAAATTTGGTTATCAATGGCGAGAGGCTGTGGGACAGTCTGATGGAGATGGCCAAGATCGGCCCCGGTGTGGCTGGGGGCAACAATCGCCAGACGCTAACGGATGAGGATGGCGAGGGCCGCGCCCTGTTCCAAAGCTGGTGCGAAGCCGCAGGCTGCAGTATGGGTTTGGATCAGATGGGCAATATGTTTGCCCGCCGTGAGGGAACTGATCCGGAAGCTTTGCCGGTCTATGTGGGCTCCCATCTGGATACCCAACCGACGGGTGGAAAATACGATGGCGTGCTGGGTGTTCTTGGTGGGCTGGAGATATTGCGATCTCTTAACGATTTGAATATCAAGACAAAACATCCCATTGTTGTCACCAATTTCACCAACGAAGAAGGCACCCGATATGCGCCGGCGATGCTGTCTTCGGGGGTGTTTGCCGGTATTCACACGCAGGACTGGGCCTACGAGCGCGAGGACGCCGAGGGCAAGACATTTGGGGATGAGCTGAGCCGTATTGGTTGGCGTGGCGACGAGGAAGTCGGCGCGCGCAAGATGCATGCGTTTTTTGAACTGCACATTGAACAGGGGCCAATTCTGGAAGCGGACGGCAAGGACATTGGGGTTGTCACCCATGGTCAGGGGCTCAGCTGGACTCAGGTGACGATCACCGGCAAGGATGCTCATACCGGCTCGACACCGATGCCGATGCGGCGCAATGCCGGGCTGGCGATGGCGCGGGTTCTTGAGGCTGTGGACGAGATTGCCTGGAGCCACGCGCCGCATGCGGTGGGCGCGGCAGGTCATATCGATGTCTTCCCAAACTCGCGCAATGTGATCCCGGGAAAAGTGGTGTTCACCGTCGATTTCCGCTCGCCCGAACTTGAAGTGATCGAGGATATGGAACTGCGATTGCGCGAGGACGCTCAGGATATCGCTGATGCCATGGGGGTACAGATCGAGTTTGAGAAGGTTGGAGGGTTTGATCCGGTGGCCTTCGATGAAGGCTGTGTCACTGCGGTGCGCAACGCCGCAGAGCGGTTGGGGTATTCCCACACGGATCTGATTTCCGGGGCCGGGCATGACGCCTGCTGGATCAACCGAGTGGCGCCGACGGCCATGGTGATGTGCCCCTGCGTGGACGGGTTGAGCCATAACGAGGCTGAGGACATCAGCCCGGAATGGGCGGCGGCCGGGGCCAATGTATTGTTCCACGCGGTTGTTGAGACGGCTGAAATAGTCGAGTGATTTGGGGCTCTGCCCCCGCGACCCCGGTGGGGTCGCTCCCCCGGGATATTTGGGGCCAGATGAAGGACGGATCGCCAAGGGCGTCTGCAGGGAGATAAGATCATGAGTAAAGTCATAAAGAACGGCACAATTGTCACCGCCGATTTGACCTACAAGGCGGACGTCTTGATCGAAAATGGGGTGATTGCGCAAATCGGAACCAACTTGAAGGGAGACGAGGAGCTGGACGCCACAGGCTGTTATGTGATGCCGGGTGGGATTGATCCACATACGCATCTTGAGATGCCTTTCATGGGTACCTACAGCACCGATGATTTTGAAAGCGGTACGCGGGCTGGTCTGGCTGGCGGCACCACAATGGTGGTGGATTTCGCGCTGCCCAGTCCGGGTGAAAGCCTGCTGGATGCACTGAAACGCTGGGATAACAAGTCGACGCGGGCCAATTGTGATTACTCATTCCACATGGCGGTAACCTGGTGGGGGGAACAGGTGTTTGACGACATCAAAACCGTCATCCAGGAACGGGGTATCAACACGTTTAAGCATTTCATGGCTTATAAGGGCGCGTTGATGGTGAACGATGATGAGTTGTATTCGTCGTTCCAGCGCCTGTCTGAACTGGGCGGGATCGCCATGGTGCATGCCGAAAACGGTGATGTTGTGGCGGAACTGTCGGCGAAGCTGCTGGCGGCTGGCAACACGGGTCCGGAAGCGCATGCCTACTCACGGCCGCCGCAAGTCGAGGGGGAGGCCACCAACCGAGCGATCATGATCGCCGATATGGCCGGTGTGCCGCTATACGTGGTGCATACTTCCTGTGAGGACAGTCACGAGGCAATCCGGCGGGCGCGCATGCAAGGCAAACGGGTTTGGGGTGAGCCGCTGATCCAGCATCTGACACTGGACGAGTCCGAGTATTTCAATCCCGATTGGGACCATGCGGCGCGCCGGGTGATGTCGCCTCCGTTCCGCAACAAACAGCATCAGGACAGCCTGTGGGCCGGGTTGCAGTCGGGATCGCTGTCAGTTGTTGCGACCGATCACTGTGCCTTTACCACGGAACAGAAACGCAATGGCATTGGCGACTTTACACAGATCCCGAACGGCACGGGTGGGCTGGAAGATCGGATGCCGATGCTGTGGACACACGGTGTGGCAACGGGTCGTCTGACGCCCAATGAGTTTGTCGCTGTAACTTCGACCAACATCGCCAAAATCCTGAACTGTTACCCAAAAAAGGGTGCGGTTCTGGTTGGCGCGGATGCGGATCTGGTGGTCTGGGATCCTGAGAAAAGTAAGGTTATTCAGGCTTCTACTCAGCAATCCTCAATTGATTACAATGTGTTCGAGGGACATGAGGTCAAGGGGCTGCCACGGTTCACACTGACGCGTGGACATGTTGCGGTTCATGATGGCGAGATCCGCTGTCAGGAGGGGCACGGGAAATTTGTTGCGCGTGAGGCCAATACGCCGGTGAACACCGCGCTGAGCACCTGGAAGGAGCTGACCTCGCCGCGACCGGTTGAGCGGTCAGGCATTCCGGTAACTGGCGTTTAACGTGGACTAGGGCACTGCTGTGCAGTGCCCCAAAACACCACCTTATCAAGGCATTACGATGAATACTGAAACGACTACCAAGGCTGTCGTCGAGGCCCGTAACCTGGATCTGGTATTCCAGACCAACGACGGCCCCGTACAGGCGCTCAGGGATGTGAATCTGACCATCAACAAGGGTGACTTTGTCAGCTTTATCGGCCCGTCAGGCTGTGGCAAGACGACATTTTTGCGGGTGATGGCAGCGCTGGAGCAACCCACAGGCGGGGAGATCACCGTCAATGGCATGACCCCGGACGAGGCCCGCCGTCAGCGTGCCTATGGCTATGTGTTCCAGGCCTCGGGGCTGTACCCCTGGCGCAATATAGCCCGCAACATCAAGTTGCCGCTTGAGATCATGGGCTATTCCAAAGCCGAACAGGAAAAGCGCGTTAACGAAGTGTTGGAACTTGTTGAATTGTCAGGGTTTGAGGGGAAATACCCCTGGCAGTTGTCGGGCGGCATGCAACAGCGTGCATCCATTGCGCGGGCGCTGGCATTTGATGCGGATATCTTGCTGATGGACGAGCCATTTGGGGCGCTGGACGAAATCGTGCGCGACCATTTGAACGAGCAGCTGCTGAAGCTTTGGGCGCGCACCAACAAGACAATTGGCTTTGTCACCCACTCGATCCCGGAGGCGGTGTATCTTTCGACCAAGATCGTGGTGATGAGCCCGCGGCCGGGACGGATCACCGATGTGATTGAGAGCCCGCTGCCCAAGGAACGTCCGCTGGATATCCGCGACAGTCCTGAATTTATCGAGATCGCGCACCGGGTGCGGGAAGGTTTGCGGGCGGGGCATGGCGACGATGTGTAATCTGAAAATGGCAGCGCCTGTCGCCTGGTGGGTGCAGGCATACACACTACGAAAGCTGGTATCATGAAGACCGTCGTTGCTGTCCTAACTGTTCTTTCGGTGATCATTGCCTTTTGGTATGCGGCTTGCCTGCCGATGAATATCAAGGGGGTGTTGACGGAAGCCGAGCGCGCTGGGGCCGAAGTGACCCCAGCAGGTGCGAAAGAGCGGCGGGATTTAAGTGAGTTTGG
This portion of the Parasedimentitalea marina genome encodes:
- a CDS encoding FliM/FliN family flagellar motor C-terminal domain-containing protein, giving the protein MSETVTAKTAEGSAGVLARKLAAAREGAGGISNSATLKVLRRSLARAAADLCELPLAVIAARQLNSIPEDLGRYLSDEKLLVVLDGPNGRIGAASLDAPTVTALIQQQTMGQVMGKAPTERHYTSTDAAMTADFIDRTFAKAVSMLNGQADLNLFEGFRFGARIEDVRSLLLGLESEDYRVIELTLDLSSGAMQGSITLILPEPTLADLGQDGIDGLDYGPSLGNGMGSMRVELSAVLCKMQVPISKFSSLQIGDVLQLDQAFLYETDLVSISGQSISGGRLGQINGARAVRLSDANAVPASGAADGIAFTSEGGPEMTMDHNPEQQGMGLGIAAQTLQDPMDEFGAGPMADMGDLPMADIGDLPMTGMGDLPMADMVDLPMADMVDLPMAGMGDDMPALLGANAMSDLGEFDQNEALAEISELAGLPNSA
- a CDS encoding TIGR01244 family sulfur transferase, producing MDPRCITPRYFVSPQISAEDLQSLAEAGFKAVICNRPDAEVPPSHQANAIRIAAESAGLRFEELPLTHQTMTAENVARQRELAEICDGPVLAYCASGTRCSVVWALGHAGEMTPDSILSKTAAAGYQLDNLRPALEQLTNKS
- a CDS encoding DUF6691 family protein, whose product is MRLFYSFLAGGLFGTGLFLSGMTDTTKVQGWLDVFGAWDPTLAFVMGGAILPMAVAWRLTEGRKPLAGGHFPTASQPELDPRLIVGSAMFGVGWGLVGLCPGPVIASITYNGWGGVLFLMAMLIGMAAAPKFGLQLDRLATKA
- a CDS encoding YeeE/YedE family protein produces the protein METDWLWGLVGGGLIGLGGAVYLLGNGRVMGASGIIGGLVDGTARKTALEKLVFLAGVVLLPLLLQSLSSAPVSTHMTGNIITIISAGLLVGIGTRIASGCTSGHGVCGISRLSLRGIVATVFYILAGGMTLVVFRHGLGLI
- a CDS encoding MBL fold metallo-hydrolase, translated to MQPIVKAFFDETTNTVSYVAIDPQGNACAIIDSVLNFDQASGRTGTVSADAIIAWIKDNGLNVHWILESHVHADHLSAAPYLQEELGGKIGIGANITVIQDTFGKIFNEGTEFQRDGSQFDALFNHGDSFHVGQMRTDVMHTPGHTPACMTYVIGDAAFVGDTLFMPDFGTARCDFPGGSSSVLYESIQKILALPDDTRIFVGHDYKAPGRDQYAWETTVGEQKALNIHIGQGRSIEDFTGLRDARDAKLGMPRLILPSLQVNMRAGHMPEPDSNGDVFLKTPVNKI
- a CDS encoding DUF2312 domain-containing protein, whose amino-acid sequence is MDVTEQEKSDSYRVTAGELRQFVERLERLDTEKKDLADQMKEVMAEAKGRGYDTKVIRKLVALRKRDKDDIAEEEAVLEMYKEALGM
- a CDS encoding NAD(P)-dependent oxidoreductase; its protein translation is MASGHQASGIQAGRLPSQEITNNFGDLHPAYDAHEAAVAADRCYFCYDAPCMTACPTSIDIPQFIREIQTGNPEAAARSILKQNILGGMCARVCPTETLCEEVCVRETAESKPVEIGRLQRYATDVIMAKAEHPFTRAASTGKRVAVVGAGPAGLAAAHRLAMLGHEVVIHEVKSKSGGLNEFGIAAYKSTNDFAAREVNWLMQIGGISVVYGQGLGSGLTLDALTADFDAVFLSIGLAGVNALRAPGEDKDGARDAVEFIAELRQSEDLSKLAVGRNVVVIGGGMTAVDAAVQSKLLGAENVTIAYRRGQDAMGASRFEQDLATSKGVKLMFNVMPVAVHGDGAASEIELDYTTVKDGKVSGLGETFRLAADQVFKAIGQTLEGQPEGLSLEGRKIKVDATGRTSVKGVWAGGDCASGGEDLTVTAVAEGRDGAIDIHSSLMG
- the preA gene encoding NAD-dependent dihydropyrimidine dehydrogenase subunit PreA, translated to MADLTTEFLGIKSPNPFWLASAPPTDKEYNVRRAFEAGWGGVVWKTLGEQGPPVVNVNGPRYGAIFGADRRLLGLNNIELITDRPLEVNLEEITRVKKDYPDRAIIVSIMVPCEEQAWKDILPKVEATGADGIELNFGCPHGMAERGMGSAVGQVPEYIQMVTEWCKKYYSKPVIVKLTPNITDIRQPARAAKNGGADAVSLINTINTIVSVDLDIMAPNPTIGDKGTHGGYCGPAVKPIALNMVAEIARDPETHGLPISAIGGVTNWRDAAEFISLGAGNVQVCTAAMTYGFKVVEEMISGLSQWMDEKGHDSIADFMGQAVPNVTDWQYLNLNYVAKAVINQDDCIKCGRCFAACEDTSHQAIAMTEDRVFTVKDDECVACNLCVSVCPVENCITMEQVAPGQLDERTGDLVSGDYANWTTHPNNPSATAAE
- a CDS encoding TetR family transcriptional regulator C-terminal domain-containing protein → MSKAPNPTRIQKKNRAAILDAALETFSSHGFRGSTVDQIATEAGLSKPNLLYYFPSKEAIFTELMSGLLDTWLDPLRSLDPNGDPMQEILSYVQRKLQMSRDFPRESRLYANEIVQGAPRLLDTISNELNALVEEKSVLLESWMEAGKINRAHPKHLLFSIWSLTQHYADFDVQVRTLMGSEDPFDAAPEYLETLYRRMLTPQD
- a CDS encoding Zn-dependent hydrolase, which codes for MAALGQNLVINGERLWDSLMEMAKIGPGVAGGNNRQTLTDEDGEGRALFQSWCEAAGCSMGLDQMGNMFARREGTDPEALPVYVGSHLDTQPTGGKYDGVLGVLGGLEILRSLNDLNIKTKHPIVVTNFTNEEGTRYAPAMLSSGVFAGIHTQDWAYEREDAEGKTFGDELSRIGWRGDEEVGARKMHAFFELHIEQGPILEADGKDIGVVTHGQGLSWTQVTITGKDAHTGSTPMPMRRNAGLAMARVLEAVDEIAWSHAPHAVGAAGHIDVFPNSRNVIPGKVVFTVDFRSPELEVIEDMELRLREDAQDIADAMGVQIEFEKVGGFDPVAFDEGCVTAVRNAAERLGYSHTDLISGAGHDACWINRVAPTAMVMCPCVDGLSHNEAEDISPEWAAAGANVLFHAVVETAEIVE
- the hydA gene encoding dihydropyrimidinase codes for the protein MSKVIKNGTIVTADLTYKADVLIENGVIAQIGTNLKGDEELDATGCYVMPGGIDPHTHLEMPFMGTYSTDDFESGTRAGLAGGTTMVVDFALPSPGESLLDALKRWDNKSTRANCDYSFHMAVTWWGEQVFDDIKTVIQERGINTFKHFMAYKGALMVNDDELYSSFQRLSELGGIAMVHAENGDVVAELSAKLLAAGNTGPEAHAYSRPPQVEGEATNRAIMIADMAGVPLYVVHTSCEDSHEAIRRARMQGKRVWGEPLIQHLTLDESEYFNPDWDHAARRVMSPPFRNKQHQDSLWAGLQSGSLSVVATDHCAFTTEQKRNGIGDFTQIPNGTGGLEDRMPMLWTHGVATGRLTPNEFVAVTSTNIAKILNCYPKKGAVLVGADADLVVWDPEKSKVIQASTQQSSIDYNVFEGHEVKGLPRFTLTRGHVAVHDGEIRCQEGHGKFVAREANTPVNTALSTWKELTSPRPVERSGIPVTGV